One window of Candidatus Microthrix subdominans genomic DNA carries:
- a CDS encoding helix-turn-helix transcriptional regulator, which produces MAHLLLLECRSVDRRPCRLYAVDRCSARPDDGRVADELEAAFGQVVRQLREAKGMSQEELSFACGRHRTYISLIERGKNSPSMRTLWMLAEALGVRPDELVRVTVDRLGA; this is translated from the coding sequence ATGGCTCACCTCCTTCTGCTGGAGTGCCGATCGGTCGATCGGCGCCCTTGCAGACTATATGCTGTAGATAGATGTTCTGCACGGCCCGACGATGGGCGGGTGGCAGACGAGCTGGAGGCAGCGTTCGGGCAAGTGGTGCGTCAGCTGCGCGAGGCCAAGGGGATGTCCCAGGAGGAGCTGTCGTTTGCCTGTGGGCGGCATCGGACGTACATCTCGCTGATTGAGCGAGGCAAGAACAGTCCGAGCATGAGGACGCTGTGGATGTTGGCGGAGGCGTTGGGAGTGAGGCCGGATGAGTTGGTGCGGGTGACGGTCGATCGCCTTGGAGCGTAG